From Terriglobales bacterium, one genomic window encodes:
- a CDS encoding prepilin-type N-terminal cleavage/methylation domain-containing protein, whose product MKRQKGFSLIELLIVVAIILIIAAIAIPNLLRAKIAANEASAVGSMRTIVTAEVAYNSAGWTDGGTPPKQVGFSAALINLGPNGS is encoded by the coding sequence ATGAAGAGGCAAAAAGGTTTCTCGCTGATCGAACTTTTGATTGTCGTGGCGATCATTCTGATCATCGCGGCCATCGCAATTCCTAACCTGCTGCGCGCCAAGATTGCGGCCAACGAGGCTTCGGCTGTTGGTTCCATGCGCACCATCGTTACCGCTGAAGTCGCTTACAATTCGGCGGGCTGGACCGATGGTGGTACTCCCCCGAAGCAGGTCGGCTTCTCGGCCGCGCTTATCAATCTCGGCCCGAACGGGTCA